From Cronobacter turicensis z3032, the proteins below share one genomic window:
- the nagB gene encoding Glucosamine-6-phosphate deaminase produces the protein MRLIPLATPQQVGKWAARHIVKRINDFNPTADRPFVLGLPTGGTPLEAYKALIEMHKAGQVSFKHVVTFNMDEYVGLTKDHPESYHSFMYRNFFEHVDIPEENINLLDGNAPDIDAECRRYEEKIRAYGKIHLFMGGVGNDGHIAFNEPASSLASRTRIKTLTHDTRVANSRFFGGDVNQVPKYALTVGVGTLLDAQEVMILVLGHVKAQALQAAVEGNVNHMWTISCLQLHPKAVIVCDEPSTMELKVKTLKYFTELEAENIKDL, from the coding sequence ATGAGACTGATTCCGCTGGCTACGCCGCAGCAGGTTGGCAAATGGGCCGCCCGCCATATTGTTAAGCGCATTAACGATTTCAACCCCACCGCAGACCGCCCTTTCGTTCTGGGTCTTCCGACCGGCGGCACGCCGCTTGAAGCCTACAAAGCGCTGATTGAGATGCATAAAGCAGGCCAGGTCAGTTTCAAACATGTCGTGACGTTTAATATGGACGAATATGTTGGCCTGACGAAAGATCATCCCGAAAGCTACCACAGCTTCATGTACCGCAATTTCTTCGAGCACGTTGATATTCCAGAAGAAAATATCAATCTGCTGGATGGCAACGCGCCGGATATTGACGCAGAATGCCGCCGCTATGAAGAAAAAATTCGCGCTTACGGCAAAATTCATCTTTTTATGGGCGGCGTCGGCAACGACGGTCATATCGCGTTTAACGAGCCCGCCTCTTCTCTGGCCTCCCGCACGCGTATCAAAACATTGACGCACGACACCCGTGTGGCGAACTCGCGTTTCTTTGGCGGCGATGTGAATCAGGTGCCAAAATACGCGCTCACCGTGGGCGTCGGCACCCTGCTGGACGCGCAGGAAGTCATGATTCTGGTGCTGGGCCACGTTAAGGCGCAGGCGCTGCAGGCGGCGGTAGAAGGCAACGTCAACCATATGTGGACCATCAGCTGTCTGCAGCTGCACCCGAAAGCGGTTATCGTGTGCGATGAGCCTTCCACCATGGAACTGAAAGTGAAGACGCTGAAATACTTCACCGAGCTCGAAGCTGAAAATATCAAAGATCTTTAA
- the nagE gene encoding PTS system N-acetylglucosamine-specific EIICBA component, translated as MNILGFFQRLGRALQLPIAVLPVAALLLRFGQPDLLNIAFIAQAGGAIFDNLALIFAIGVASSWSKDSAGAAALAGAVGYFVLTKAMVTINPEINMGVLAGIITGLVGGAVYNRWAGIKLPDFLSFFGGKRFVPIATGFFCLVLAAIFGYVWPPVQHGIHAGGEWIVSAGALGSGIFGFINRLLIPTGLHQVLNTIAWFQIGEFTNAAGTVFHGDINRFYAGDGTAGMFMSGFFPIMMFGLPGAALAMYFAAPKARRPMVGGMLLSVAITAFLTGVTEPLEFLFMFLAPVLYLLHALLTGISLFVATLLGIHAGFSFSAGAIDYALMYSLPAASKNVWMLLVMGLVFFVIYFLLFSAVIRMFNLKTPGREDKESELVTNEANSNTEEGLEQLATNYIAAVGGSENLKAIDACITRLRLTVGDSALVSDAACKRLGASGVVKLNKQTIQVIVGAKAESIGDEMKKVVARGPVPATAAGVAPTVPTAPVMKPQAVANAKIIAALVSPVTGEVVALDAVPDEAFASKAVGDGVAIKPTDKLVVAPAAGTIVKIFNTNHAFCLETENGAEIVVHMGIDTVALNGQGFKRLVEEGAQVTAGQPVLELDLDYLNANARSMVSPVVCSNIDDFGGLVIQAQGAVVAGQSALYEIKGK; from the coding sequence ATGAATATTTTAGGTTTTTTCCAGCGGCTGGGTAGAGCGTTACAGCTCCCTATCGCAGTGCTGCCTGTGGCGGCGCTACTGCTGCGATTCGGTCAGCCAGATTTGCTTAACATTGCTTTTATCGCGCAGGCGGGCGGGGCGATTTTTGATAACCTCGCGTTAATCTTCGCCATTGGGGTCGCCTCCAGCTGGTCTAAAGACAGCGCAGGCGCGGCGGCCCTTGCAGGCGCAGTCGGTTATTTTGTTCTCACCAAAGCGATGGTGACCATCAACCCGGAAATTAACATGGGTGTGCTGGCCGGTATTATTACGGGTCTGGTGGGCGGTGCGGTCTATAACCGCTGGGCGGGTATTAAGCTGCCTGACTTCCTGAGCTTCTTCGGCGGCAAACGTTTCGTGCCGATCGCAACCGGTTTCTTCTGCCTGGTGCTGGCCGCCATTTTTGGCTATGTCTGGCCGCCCGTGCAGCATGGAATTCATGCAGGCGGCGAGTGGATCGTTTCTGCAGGCGCGCTGGGCTCCGGTATCTTTGGCTTTATTAACCGTCTGCTGATCCCGACCGGCCTGCATCAGGTGCTGAACACTATCGCATGGTTCCAGATTGGCGAATTCACCAACGCTGCGGGTACGGTATTCCACGGCGATATCAACCGCTTCTATGCGGGTGACGGCACCGCTGGCATGTTCATGTCCGGCTTCTTCCCGATCATGATGTTTGGTCTGCCGGGCGCTGCGCTGGCGATGTACTTCGCCGCACCGAAAGCGCGTCGTCCTATGGTCGGCGGTATGCTTTTGTCCGTTGCCATCACGGCGTTCCTGACCGGTGTTACCGAGCCGCTGGAATTCCTGTTTATGTTCCTGGCGCCGGTGCTCTATCTGCTGCACGCGCTGTTGACGGGTATTAGCCTGTTTGTCGCGACGCTGCTTGGCATCCATGCTGGTTTTTCCTTCTCGGCAGGCGCGATTGACTATGCCCTGATGTACAGCCTGCCTGCCGCCAGCAAAAACGTCTGGATGCTGCTGGTCATGGGACTGGTGTTCTTTGTTATCTATTTCCTGCTGTTCAGCGCGGTTATTCGCATGTTTAACCTGAAAACGCCTGGCCGCGAAGACAAAGAAAGCGAGCTCGTGACCAACGAAGCGAACAGCAATACCGAAGAAGGCCTGGAACAACTGGCGACCAACTACATTGCCGCAGTTGGCGGTAGCGAAAACCTGAAAGCGATTGATGCCTGTATTACCCGTCTGCGTCTGACCGTAGGTGACTCCGCCCTGGTGAGCGATGCCGCCTGCAAACGTCTTGGCGCATCTGGCGTGGTGAAATTAAACAAACAAACCATTCAGGTTATTGTGGGCGCGAAGGCGGAATCCATTGGCGACGAAATGAAAAAAGTAGTGGCGCGTGGCCCTGTGCCAGCGACCGCCGCGGGTGTCGCTCCGACAGTCCCCACAGCACCAGTCATGAAGCCGCAGGCGGTGGCGAATGCAAAAATCATCGCCGCGCTGGTCTCGCCGGTAACGGGCGAAGTGGTCGCGCTCGACGCGGTGCCGGATGAAGCGTTCGCCAGCAAAGCGGTCGGCGATGGCGTCGCTATCAAGCCCACCGATAAACTGGTGGTCGCGCCGGCGGCCGGGACTATCGTGAAAATCTTCAACACCAACCATGCGTTCTGCCTGGAAACTGAAAACGGCGCAGAGATCGTGGTACACATGGGGATTGATACCGTCGCGCTGAACGGCCAGGGCTTTAAACGCCTGGTGGAAGAGGGCGCGCAGGTGACGGCGGGCCAGCCGGTACTGGAACTCGATCTGGACTACCTGAACGCCAACGCCCGTTCGATGGTCAGCCCGGTTGTATGCAGCAACATCGATGACTTCGGCGGGCTGGTTATCCAGGCGCAGGGCGCGGTGGTTGCAGGCCAGAGCGCGCTGTATGAAATTAAAGGCAAATAA
- the glnS gene encoding Glutaminyl-tRNA synthetase, with the protein MSEAEARPTNFIRQIIDEDLASGKHTTICTRFPPEPNGYLHIGHAKSICLNFGIAQDYQGQCNLRFDDTNPVKEDLEFVESIKNDVQWLGFHWSGDVRYSSDYFDQLYNYAVELINKGLAYVDELSPEQIREYRGTLTAPGKNSPFRDRSVEENLALFEKMRAGGFEEGKACLRAKIDMASPFIVMRDPVLYRIKFAEHHQTGNKWCIYPMYDFTHCISDALEGITHSLCTLEFQDNRRLYDWVLDNITIPVHPRQYEFSRLNLEYAVMSKRKLNLLVTDKHVEGWDDPRMPTISGLRRRGYTAASIREFCKRIGVTKQDNTVEMAALEACIREDLNENAPRAMAVIDPVKLVIENYPQGHSEMVSMPNHPNKPEMGNRDVPFSGEIWIDRADFREEANKQYKRLVLGKEVRLRNAYVIKAERVEKDDAGEITTIYCSYDAETLSKDPADGRKVKGVIHWVSAAHAMPVEIRLYDRLFSVPNPGAAEDFLATINKASLVIKQGYAEPSLKNAEAGKAWQFEREGYFCLDNRHANGDKLVFNRTVGLRDTWAKTGE; encoded by the coding sequence ATGAGTGAGGCAGAAGCCCGCCCGACTAACTTTATTCGCCAGATTATTGATGAAGATCTGGCGTCTGGAAAACACACCACGATTTGCACCCGCTTTCCGCCGGAGCCGAATGGCTATCTGCACATCGGCCACGCGAAATCGATCTGCCTGAATTTCGGCATCGCGCAGGATTACCAGGGCCAGTGCAACCTTCGCTTTGACGATACCAACCCGGTGAAAGAAGATCTGGAATTTGTCGAGTCGATTAAAAACGACGTGCAATGGCTGGGTTTCCACTGGTCTGGCGACGTGCGCTACTCCTCAGACTATTTCGATCAGCTTTATAACTACGCCGTTGAGCTCATCAATAAAGGCCTGGCCTACGTTGACGAGCTGTCGCCGGAGCAGATCCGCGAATACCGCGGCACCCTGACCGCGCCTGGCAAAAACAGCCCGTTCCGCGATCGCAGCGTGGAAGAAAACCTGGCGCTGTTTGAGAAAATGCGTGCCGGTGGTTTTGAAGAAGGAAAAGCCTGCCTGCGCGCGAAAATCGATATGGCATCGCCGTTTATCGTCATGCGTGACCCGGTGCTGTACCGCATTAAATTCGCCGAGCATCACCAGACCGGCAACAAGTGGTGCATCTACCCGATGTACGACTTCACCCACTGCATCTCCGATGCGCTGGAAGGGATCACCCATTCGCTCTGTACGCTGGAGTTCCAGGACAACCGTCGTCTGTATGACTGGGTGCTGGATAACATCACCATTCCGGTACACCCGCGCCAGTACGAATTCTCGCGCCTGAATCTGGAATACGCGGTGATGTCCAAGCGTAAGCTGAACCTGCTGGTGACCGATAAACACGTCGAAGGCTGGGATGACCCGCGTATGCCGACGATTTCCGGCCTGCGCCGTCGCGGTTATACCGCCGCGTCCATCCGTGAATTCTGCAAACGTATCGGCGTGACCAAACAGGATAACACCGTGGAAATGGCCGCGCTGGAAGCCTGCATTCGTGAAGATCTTAACGAGAACGCGCCGCGCGCCATGGCGGTTATCGATCCGGTGAAACTGGTTATCGAAAACTATCCGCAGGGCCACAGCGAAATGGTGTCCATGCCTAACCATCCGAACAAACCGGAAATGGGCAACCGCGACGTGCCGTTCAGCGGTGAAATCTGGATCGATCGCGCAGACTTCCGCGAAGAAGCGAATAAGCAGTACAAGCGTCTGGTGCTCGGTAAAGAAGTCCGTCTGCGCAACGCGTATGTGATCAAAGCAGAGCGCGTAGAGAAAGATGATGCGGGTGAAATCACCACCATCTACTGCTCTTATGATGCTGAAACTCTTAGCAAAGATCCGGCTGACGGCCGCAAGGTGAAAGGCGTGATCCACTGGGTCAGCGCGGCGCATGCGATGCCGGTTGAGATCCGTCTCTATGATCGTCTGTTCAGCGTGCCGAACCCAGGCGCGGCGGAAGATTTCCTGGCGACCATCAATAAAGCATCGCTGGTGATTAAGCAGGGTTATGCTGAGCCGAGCCTGAAAAACGCCGAAGCGGGTAAAGCCTGGCAGTTCGAGCGCGAAGGTTATTTCTGCCTCGACAACCGCCATGCAAACGGTGACAAACTGGTCTTTAACCGCACCGTTGGCCTGCGCGATACCTGGGCCAAAACCGGCGAGTAA
- the ybfM gene encoding Uncharacterized protein ybfM produces the protein MRSLRYKRSGVALAVASVTALGGLCSPPAVHAAGFIDDSTLTGGIYYWQRERDRKDVVADKYKTNLSHATWNANLDFQSGFAADMFGLDLAAFTAIEMAENGDSGHPNEIAFSSSNKAYDEDWSGDKSGISLYKAAGKFKYGPVWARAGWLQPTGQTLLAPHWSFMPGTYQGAEAGANFDYGKTGALSFSYMWTNEYKSPWHLEMDKFYQNDRTTRVDYLHSIGAKYDFKNSLVLEAAFGQAEGYIDQYFAKASYNFSLAGNPLSTSYQFYGARDKASHGSINDIYDGTAWLQALTFGYKIGEVDLRLEGTWVSAEGQQGYFLQRMTPTYASSNGRLDIWWDNRSDFNADDEKAVFFGAMYDLKNWNLPGFALGASYVYAWDAKPSTLPTTDGYYDPNYRLKESAYSLDAVYTLQDGRAKGTMFKLHFTQYDNHSDIPSYGGGYGNIFQDERDVKFIVTAPFTIF, from the coding sequence ATGCGTTCGTTGAGATACAAACGTAGCGGCGTCGCGCTGGCTGTCGCCAGCGTCACGGCGCTGGGCGGCCTGTGCAGCCCGCCCGCCGTACACGCGGCAGGCTTTATTGATGACTCCACGTTAACCGGCGGCATCTATTACTGGCAGCGCGAGCGTGACCGCAAAGATGTCGTGGCAGACAAATATAAAACTAACCTGTCGCACGCCACCTGGAACGCGAATCTCGATTTCCAGTCAGGGTTCGCCGCCGATATGTTCGGGCTCGACCTCGCCGCGTTCACGGCCATTGAAATGGCGGAAAATGGCGATAGCGGCCACCCGAATGAAATCGCGTTCTCTTCCAGCAACAAAGCCTACGATGAAGACTGGTCCGGCGATAAAAGCGGCATCAGCCTCTATAAAGCGGCGGGAAAATTTAAATATGGCCCCGTCTGGGCGCGGGCAGGCTGGTTGCAACCGACAGGCCAGACGCTGCTGGCGCCGCACTGGAGCTTTATGCCCGGCACGTATCAGGGCGCCGAAGCCGGGGCGAATTTTGATTATGGCAAAACAGGCGCGCTGAGCTTTTCGTACATGTGGACCAACGAATACAAGTCGCCGTGGCATCTGGAGATGGATAAATTTTACCAGAACGACAGAACCACCCGCGTGGATTATCTCCACTCCATTGGCGCGAAATATGATTTTAAAAATTCGCTGGTGCTGGAAGCGGCTTTTGGTCAGGCCGAGGGCTATATCGACCAATATTTCGCGAAAGCAAGCTACAACTTCTCTCTTGCCGGCAACCCGCTCTCTACCAGTTATCAGTTTTACGGCGCGCGCGATAAAGCCAGCCATGGCAGTATCAATGATATCTACGACGGCACCGCCTGGCTTCAGGCGCTGACGTTTGGCTATAAAATTGGCGAGGTCGATCTGCGTCTGGAAGGCACCTGGGTGAGCGCCGAAGGGCAGCAGGGCTACTTTCTGCAGCGCATGACGCCCACTTACGCCTCCTCTAACGGTCGGCTGGATATCTGGTGGGACAACCGCTCCGATTTCAACGCCGATGACGAAAAAGCCGTGTTCTTCGGCGCGATGTATGACCTCAAAAACTGGAATCTGCCTGGTTTCGCGCTCGGCGCCTCGTATGTTTACGCCTGGGATGCGAAACCTTCCACGCTTCCGACCACCGACGGTTACTACGATCCCAACTATCGCCTGAAAGAATCCGCTTACAGTCTGGATGCGGTTTACACCCTGCAGGATGGCCGCGCCAAAGGCACGATGTTCAAACTGCATTTCACCCAGTACGACAACCATTCTGACATCCCGAGCTACGGCGGCGGCTACGGCAACATCTTCCAGGATGAACGCGACGTGAAATTTATCGTCACGGCGCCGTTCACGATTTTCTGA
- the chb gene encoding Chitobiase: MAQGRAQAPYIKGSEKDTMMKKLQVSLLAGAVMGLFSGTGAQASTAEHISQFGLNYAITDNQAAQHGTDCAALGADWASCNKAVITLTNPGDAVTEKNWTIWFHSIRQILKVDNDQFKVTHVMGDLHKLEPTDKFTGFPAKASVEIPIINEYWQLFITDVLPRWYVTADDGAPKVIASTDTETLTDFVSPLKDQWKRTADDKNILMTAEARFDKNSDVKTLNAEHLRGQIVPTPRHVEVHGQNVSLDKGVQLFLSALDKPAQEAITARFALLGVKTDAGYPVRTAIDSKAFTGKEAVSGAYQLHIGPQETTITGYDRAGVFYGLQSLLSLIPAEGARQIATLDAQDAPRFDYRGIHLDVGRNFHTKAAVLRLLDQMAAYKLNKFHFHLSDDEGWRLEIPGLPELTDVGAKRCHDLSEKTCLLPQLGSGPDTNNNGSGYFTRADYIEIVKYAAARQIEVVPEIDMPAHARAAVVAMEARYDKLEKAGKTEEANQYRLLDPDDTSVTTGVQYYNRTGYLNPCLDSSRRFVDKVIGEIQQMHREAGQPLSTWHFGGDEAKNIYLGAGYTDKAKPEAGKGIIDQSRQDKPWARSPVCQKMVQDGVVTDVDHLSSYFGIEVSKLVKAHGIDTMQAWQDGLKDAKDVSAFATSHVNVNFWDTLYWGGFDTVNDWANKGFRVVVSNPDYVYLDFPNEVNPAESGYYWGTRFSDERKIFSFAPDNLPQNAETSVDRDGNAFSAKSDKPWPGAYGLSAQLWSEVVRTDKQMEYMMYPRLLAVAERAWHRAAWEQDYQAGREYKGGETHLVDVKALHDDWTRFANLTGSRELPKLEKAGVQFRLPVPGARVKEGVLRMNISLPGVAMEYSTDGGARWQRYDAAKPPRVAGAVQVRSVSSDGKRYSRVENVQL; the protein is encoded by the coding sequence ATTGCGCAGGGGCGCGCGCAGGCGCCTTACATAAAGGGCAGTGAAAAGGACACGATGATGAAAAAATTACAGGTCAGTCTGTTAGCGGGTGCGGTAATGGGGCTTTTTTCCGGTACCGGCGCACAGGCGTCAACGGCAGAACACATCAGCCAGTTTGGGCTCAATTATGCGATTACCGACAATCAGGCCGCGCAGCACGGCACAGACTGCGCGGCGCTGGGCGCCGACTGGGCGTCATGCAATAAAGCGGTTATCACGCTCACCAATCCAGGCGATGCGGTAACGGAAAAAAACTGGACTATCTGGTTTCACAGCATTCGCCAGATCCTCAAAGTCGATAACGATCAGTTTAAAGTGACCCACGTGATGGGCGATCTCCACAAGCTTGAGCCGACGGACAAATTTACCGGCTTCCCGGCGAAAGCGTCGGTGGAGATCCCGATTATTAATGAGTACTGGCAACTGTTTATCACCGACGTATTGCCGCGCTGGTATGTCACGGCAGACGACGGCGCGCCGAAGGTTATCGCCAGTACCGATACCGAAACGTTAACTGACTTCGTCAGCCCGCTAAAAGATCAGTGGAAACGCACGGCGGATGATAAAAACATTCTGATGACCGCCGAAGCGCGATTCGACAAAAACAGTGACGTCAAAACCCTGAATGCAGAGCATCTGCGCGGGCAGATCGTGCCTACGCCGCGCCACGTTGAAGTACACGGACAAAACGTCTCACTCGATAAGGGCGTTCAGCTCTTTCTCTCCGCACTGGATAAACCCGCGCAGGAGGCGATTACCGCCCGTTTTGCGCTGCTCGGCGTGAAAACCGACGCGGGGTATCCGGTGCGGACAGCCATCGACAGCAAGGCGTTTACCGGCAAAGAGGCGGTGTCCGGCGCGTATCAGCTGCATATCGGGCCACAAGAGACGACGATTACCGGCTATGACCGCGCAGGCGTTTTTTATGGGCTGCAATCGCTGCTCTCGCTGATCCCGGCGGAGGGCGCCAGGCAGATAGCGACGCTGGACGCCCAGGACGCGCCGCGTTTTGACTATCGCGGCATTCACCTTGATGTGGGGCGCAACTTCCACACCAAAGCGGCCGTGCTGCGTCTGCTTGACCAGATGGCGGCCTATAAGCTCAATAAATTCCACTTCCATCTGAGCGATGACGAAGGCTGGCGTCTTGAAATACCGGGTTTGCCGGAACTGACTGACGTGGGCGCGAAGCGCTGCCACGATCTCAGCGAAAAAACCTGCCTGCTGCCGCAGCTCGGCTCCGGGCCGGACACCAACAATAACGGCAGCGGGTATTTCACGCGTGCGGATTATATTGAGATAGTGAAATATGCCGCTGCGCGCCAGATAGAAGTGGTCCCGGAAATCGATATGCCCGCGCACGCCCGCGCGGCGGTTGTCGCGATGGAAGCGCGTTACGACAAACTGGAAAAAGCGGGCAAAACCGAAGAGGCGAATCAATATCGTCTGCTCGATCCTGACGATACGTCGGTCACCACTGGCGTGCAGTACTACAACCGCACCGGCTACCTCAACCCATGCCTCGACTCGTCGCGCCGCTTCGTGGATAAAGTGATTGGCGAGATCCAGCAGATGCACAGAGAGGCCGGACAACCGCTCAGCACCTGGCATTTCGGCGGCGATGAGGCCAAAAATATCTACCTCGGGGCGGGCTATACGGACAAAGCGAAACCAGAGGCCGGAAAGGGGATTATCGACCAGAGCCGTCAGGACAAGCCCTGGGCGCGCTCGCCGGTATGCCAGAAAATGGTGCAGGACGGCGTAGTGACTGATGTCGACCATCTTTCCAGTTACTTTGGTATTGAAGTCAGTAAGCTCGTCAAAGCCCACGGCATCGACACCATGCAGGCGTGGCAGGATGGCCTAAAAGATGCGAAAGACGTCAGCGCGTTTGCTACCTCGCACGTCAACGTCAACTTCTGGGATACGCTCTACTGGGGCGGCTTTGATACGGTGAACGACTGGGCGAATAAAGGTTTTCGTGTCGTGGTCTCTAACCCGGACTACGTCTATCTCGATTTCCCGAACGAAGTGAATCCGGCGGAGAGCGGCTATTACTGGGGCACGCGCTTTAGCGACGAGCGCAAGATTTTCAGCTTCGCGCCAGATAACCTGCCGCAAAACGCAGAGACTTCCGTTGATCGCGATGGCAATGCATTCAGCGCCAAATCCGACAAGCCGTGGCCGGGCGCGTATGGCCTCTCGGCGCAGCTCTGGAGCGAAGTCGTGCGCACCGATAAGCAGATGGAGTACATGATGTACCCGCGTCTGCTGGCCGTCGCGGAGCGCGCCTGGCATCGCGCCGCCTGGGAGCAGGATTATCAGGCGGGTCGCGAATATAAAGGCGGCGAAACGCATCTGGTGGATGTGAAAGCGCTGCACGACGACTGGACGCGCTTTGCGAACCTGACCGGCAGCCGCGAACTGCCGAAGCTTGAAAAAGCGGGCGTGCAGTTCCGTTTACCGGTGCCCGGCGCGCGCGTTAAAGAGGGCGTGTTGCGGATGAACATCAGCCTGCCTGGCGTCGCAATGGAGTATTCCACCGACGGCGGCGCGCGCTGGCAGCGTTATGACGCCGCGAAGCCGCCACGCGTCGCAGGCGCGGTGCAGGTGCGAAGCGTCAGCAGCGACGGCAAACGTTACAGCCGTGTGGAGAATGTACAGCTGTAA
- the fur gene encoding Ferric uptake regulation protein has product MTDNNTALKKAGLKVTLPRLKILEVLQEPVNHHVSAEDLYKRLIDMGEEIGLATVYRVLNQFDDAGIVTRHNFEGGKSVFELTQQHHHDHLICLDCGKVIEFSDDSIEARQREIATRHGIRLTNHSLYLYGHCADGDCRENEHAHEAGGK; this is encoded by the coding sequence ATGACTGACAACAATACCGCATTAAAGAAGGCCGGCCTGAAAGTCACGCTTCCTCGATTAAAAATCCTCGAAGTGCTGCAGGAACCGGTCAATCATCATGTCAGTGCGGAAGACCTCTATAAGCGTCTGATTGACATGGGTGAAGAGATTGGCCTTGCCACGGTCTATCGCGTACTTAACCAGTTCGACGATGCCGGCATCGTCACCCGTCACAATTTCGAAGGCGGAAAATCCGTTTTCGAGCTGACGCAACAGCATCATCACGATCATCTGATTTGCCTCGATTGCGGCAAAGTGATCGAGTTCAGCGATGACTCCATTGAAGCTCGTCAGCGTGAAATCGCAACGCGTCATGGCATCCGCCTGACCAACCACAGCCTCTATCTGTACGGGCACTGTGCGGATGGCGACTGCCGCGAAAATGAACACGCGCACGAGGCTGGCGGCAAATAA
- the fldA gene encoding Flavodoxin-1: protein MAIVGIFFGSDTGNTENIAKIIQKQLGKDVAEVHDIAKSSKEDLEAFDILLLGIPTWYYGEAQCDWDDFFPTLEEIDFNGKLVALFGCGDQEDYAEYFCDALGTIRDIIEPRGATIVGHWPTEGYHFEASKGLADDDHFVGLAIDEDRQPELTAERVEKWVKQVSEELHLQEIINA from the coding sequence ATGGCAATCGTAGGCATCTTTTTCGGCAGCGACACCGGCAATACCGAAAATATCGCAAAAATTATCCAGAAACAGCTCGGGAAAGACGTTGCTGAAGTGCATGACATTGCTAAAAGCAGCAAAGAAGATCTGGAAGCATTCGATATTCTTCTGCTTGGCATTCCGACCTGGTATTACGGCGAAGCGCAGTGCGACTGGGACGATTTTTTCCCGACGCTGGAAGAAATAGATTTCAACGGCAAGCTTGTCGCGCTCTTCGGCTGCGGCGACCAGGAAGATTACGCTGAATACTTCTGCGACGCGCTGGGCACCATTCGCGACATTATCGAGCCGCGCGGCGCGACCATCGTTGGTCACTGGCCGACCGAAGGCTATCACTTTGAAGCCTCCAAAGGTCTGGCGGACGACGATCACTTCGTCGGTCTGGCGATTGACGAAGACCGCCAGCCTGAGCTGACCGCAGAACGCGTTGAAAAATGGGTCAAACAGGTTTCTGAAGAACTGCATCTGCAGGAAATCATCAACGCCTGA
- the ybfE gene encoding Uncharacterized protein ybfE has translation MAKEQTDRTTLDLFADERRPGRPKTNPLSRDEQLRINKRNQLKRDKVRGLKRVELKLNADAVDALNHLAQARNISRSELIEAMLLAQLKALQE, from the coding sequence ATGGCAAAAGAACAAACGGACCGCACAACGCTCGATCTCTTCGCGGATGAACGCCGTCCGGGCAGACCGAAAACCAACCCGCTGTCGCGCGACGAACAGCTGCGCATCAATAAGCGCAACCAGCTTAAGCGTGACAAAGTTCGCGGGCTTAAGCGCGTCGAGCTGAAGCTGAACGCCGACGCGGTAGACGCGCTGAACCATCTCGCGCAGGCGCGCAATATCAGCCGTAGCGAGCTGATAGAAGCGATGCTGCTCGCTCAGCTGAAAGCCTTGCAGGAGTAA
- the ybfF gene encoding Esterase ybfF, whose translation MNWNLAAGRQNGQHDNLTCQSPKKNFAMKLNTRTQSAQQPTQNTPIVFIHGLFGSLDNLGVLARELVEDHDVVQVDLRNHGLSGRSETMDYPAMAQDILETLDALGLEKVILIGHSMGGKAAMAVTALAPDRIEKLVAIDIAPVDYQVRRHDEIFNAVNAVSDAGATSRQQAAEVMRQHISEEGVVQFLLKSFVEGEWRFNVPVLWRQYARIVGWETVPAWHGPALFIRGGASPYVEEAHREALLAQFPQARAHVIAGAGHWVHAEKPQAVLRAIRRFLETD comes from the coding sequence ATTAACTGGAACCTTGCAGCCGGGCGGCAGAATGGTCAACATGATAACCTAACCTGTCAGTCGCCAAAAAAGAACTTTGCCATGAAATTAAATACCCGCACGCAATCTGCGCAACAACCGACTCAAAATACACCGATTGTGTTCATTCACGGGCTGTTTGGCAGCCTGGATAACCTGGGCGTGCTGGCGCGCGAGCTGGTGGAAGATCATGACGTTGTACAGGTAGATTTGCGCAACCACGGGCTTTCCGGGCGCAGCGAGACGATGGATTACCCGGCGATGGCGCAGGATATTCTCGAAACTCTCGACGCGCTGGGGCTGGAAAAGGTGATTCTTATCGGCCATTCGATGGGCGGCAAAGCGGCGATGGCGGTGACCGCGCTTGCGCCGGATCGCATAGAAAAGCTGGTGGCGATTGATATCGCGCCGGTGGATTATCAGGTGCGCCGTCACGATGAGATTTTTAACGCGGTGAACGCGGTGAGCGACGCGGGCGCCACGTCGCGCCAGCAGGCGGCGGAAGTTATGCGCCAGCACATTAGCGAAGAAGGCGTGGTGCAGTTTCTGCTGAAATCGTTTGTCGAGGGCGAATGGCGCTTTAACGTGCCGGTGCTGTGGCGTCAGTATGCGCGTATCGTCGGCTGGGAGACGGTGCCTGCCTGGCACGGCCCGGCGCTGTTTATCCGCGGCGGCGCGTCGCCTTACGTGGAAGAAGCGCACCGCGAAGCGTTGCTCGCGCAGTTCCCGCAGGCCCGCGCGCATGTGATTGCGGGCGCAGGCCACTGGGTGCATGCCGAAAAACCGCAGGCGGTGCTTCGCGCAATCCGTCGTTTTCTGGAAACTGATTAA